The Amblyomma americanum isolate KBUSLIRL-KWMA chromosome 5, ASM5285725v1, whole genome shotgun sequence genome window below encodes:
- the LOC144134601 gene encoding uncharacterized protein LOC144134601 encodes MAQPSPVLLLVLVAHCVAGMPWWSAEWPAVQRRSPASGAEVQASLLAALPPGDLCPSHASVRDLCQQCAKVTKDPKAFRMCCRNTREARTWCATFLDFGLN; translated from the coding sequence CCGTCCCCAGTGTTGCTGTTGGTGTTGGTCGCCCACTGCGTGGCTGGTATGCCCTGGTGGTCGGCCGAGTGGCCGGCCGTGCAGCGCCGCTCCCCGGCCTCCGGGGCAGAGGTGCAAGCCTCGCTGTTGGCGGCGTTGCCCCCGGGAGACCTGTGCCCGTCGCACGCGAGCGTGCGAGACCTCTGCCAGCAGTGCGCCAAGGTCACCAAGGACCCCAAGGCCTTCCGCATGTGCTGCAGGAACACGCGAGAGGCGCGGACCTGGTGCGCCACGTTCCTCGACTTTGGACTCAACTGA